A window of Planctomycetia bacterium contains these coding sequences:
- a CDS encoding DUF1501 domain-containing protein: MLVIPGRTSRDTCDGVTRRELLRVGGSAMLGLSLAQILQLRQAQGNESTAAAAPGWNRAKSVILLYLQGGPSHLDLWDPKDNVPDNVRSIFTRIPTKVPGMDVTELMPKFAQITDKLTLIRTVSYTPVGLFNHTAAMYQMLTGYTTDKVSASGQLEPPSPKDFPNVGSNIIKFKPPEQPMLPFVMMPRPLQESGVVGKAGTAGFLGRAYDPYLLYPPGDDMDMTKMDDLKVDDLQLRPEMSSSRLEHRARLRELIAAGMPDLEKATAKYDLNEYYEKALGLVISGRARDAFNLRAETDATRDMYGRNTFGQSCLLARRLIEAGTRFVEVNWPKVANSDNHSWDTHSDLSKRLKNQAAPMFDGALSALIADLDERGLLDETLVLAVGEFGRSPKRGVSTSGNQNSDDGRDHWPYCYTCAIAGAGIKRGYLHGQSDATGSAPLTAPVHPMELLATIYHAVGINPTTIVYNHLNQPRELVKAEALSSLFA; the protein is encoded by the coding sequence ATGCTGGTCATTCCAGGTCGCACGAGCCGAGACACTTGTGATGGTGTCACGCGCCGCGAACTACTGCGAGTCGGCGGCTCCGCGATGCTCGGCCTGAGCCTCGCTCAGATCCTGCAGTTGCGTCAGGCGCAGGGGAACGAATCGACGGCCGCGGCCGCCCCAGGCTGGAATCGCGCCAAGAGCGTGATCCTGCTGTACTTGCAGGGCGGACCGAGCCACCTGGACCTCTGGGATCCCAAAGACAACGTCCCGGACAATGTCCGCAGCATCTTCACGCGGATCCCGACCAAAGTGCCGGGAATGGACGTCACGGAGTTGATGCCCAAGTTCGCCCAAATCACCGACAAGCTGACGCTCATTCGCACCGTCAGTTACACGCCGGTCGGCTTGTTCAACCACACGGCCGCGATGTACCAGATGCTGACCGGTTACACGACCGACAAGGTCAGTGCGTCGGGGCAGTTGGAACCGCCGAGTCCGAAGGATTTCCCCAACGTCGGCTCGAACATCATCAAGTTCAAGCCGCCCGAGCAGCCGATGCTGCCGTTCGTGATGATGCCGCGCCCGTTGCAAGAGAGCGGCGTCGTCGGCAAGGCAGGCACCGCCGGGTTCCTGGGCCGCGCGTACGACCCGTACTTGCTGTACCCGCCCGGCGACGACATGGACATGACCAAGATGGACGACCTGAAGGTCGACGACTTGCAGTTGCGTCCCGAAATGTCCAGTTCCCGGCTCGAGCACCGCGCGCGCCTCCGCGAACTGATCGCGGCCGGCATGCCGGATTTGGAAAAGGCCACGGCGAAGTACGATCTCAACGAATACTACGAGAAGGCGCTCGGCCTGGTCATCTCCGGCCGCGCCCGCGACGCCTTCAACCTGCGGGCCGAAACCGACGCCACGCGCGATATGTACGGCCGCAACACCTTCGGCCAGAGTTGCCTGCTGGCTCGCCGCTTGATCGAGGCCGGCACGCGGTTCGTTGAAGTGAACTGGCCTAAGGTCGCCAATTCGGACAACCACAGTTGGGATACGCACAGCGATCTCTCGAAGCGGCTTAAGAATCAAGCCGCGCCGATGTTCGACGGGGCGCTCTCGGCGTTGATCGCCGATTTGGACGAGCGTGGGTTGCTGGACGAAACCCTGGTTCTCGCGGTCGGCGAGTTCGGCCGCAGCCCCAAGCGCGGCGTGAGCACCTCCGGCAACCAGAACAGCGACGACGGCCGCGACCACTGGCCGTACTGTTATACCTGCGCCATTGCCGGCGCCGGCATCAAGCGCGGCTACTTGCACGGCCAATCGGACGCCACCGGCAGCGCGCCGCTGACCGCGCCGGTCCATCCAATGGAATTGTTGGCGACGATCTACCACGCCGTGGGCATCAATCCCACGACGATCGTCTACAACCACCTCAATCAGCCGCGCGAACTGGTCAAAGCCGAAGCGCTTTCGTCGCTGTTTGCATAA